Part of the Gavia stellata isolate bGavSte3 chromosome 28, bGavSte3.hap2, whole genome shotgun sequence genome, CACCACTCACACGCTGCCCTTTCGGAAGCCCCAGGAGAGGGgacagctgcccccagccctgccctccagctGGGTGCAGATGTGCGCAATGTCCTCTGCCCTGTTTCCCTCTGCCATCGCAACAGCCCACCCACAGCTCCCGCTTACCTGGGGCTTGCAGTGCTCCTCAATCCAGCTGAAGACGCAAGCTGAGAGCTCCTGAAAACTTGTTACTGAGATGGAGGAGTTAAAGGACTGGAACAGGGAATCCATAATGCCTTGGAAAACATTGAACTTCACCTCGTCGGAGACCTGGTCCTTCCCCTCATTCGGGTTGTCCTGATGAGCTTTCACAATCTGCTCATAGTTCCTGAAACAAACCAAGTGCCCCGTGTTCAGCAGCAGAGTGAGGcctcccacccccagcttcGGCTCAGCTGCAGGGGCAGAGCTCACTGCCTGTCACTGGCCATTGAGAACcgctgcagggatggggaggaccAAGAGTTTGCGAAAGATCCTGCAAGTAAATAAACACTGGGAAGCTGCAGCCTCTCCTGACACTGGGAGCAGATTCATGTTCTGACTCAGATCCACCTTTATACTAAACTCCACCAACTGACCCAAGACAGACCCAAACTAATGGGCCACAGGGGGAGAAATgatggcagcaggcagggacaggcttGGTACTCCAGGTGCCAGGCTGTCTGCAAATCACTGAGTGCACGCACAGAGCCTTGAAAGTATGgggagaaaacagcaggaagaagaGGGCAGTAAGCAACAGCTCTTCCCTTACACTTTCATGATCTTCAAGGCCATCACGTCTTTCCTCAGGGTAGAAACTTCCTCTTCttgcttcttcttttccttgtgCAGGAACTGGATGTAGTCAATGGCTGAGCATGAAAAGACAGAGTAAGGATTCAAGAGCACATACAAGCCCCTGAGATCCCCACAGAAGGTGCCCGAGCCTGGGCAGGATcagctcccagctgccctgATTCTGCTCGGGGAGGTGAGTGGGTGGAGGTGGCCATCATCTGGGATCCCCCAGAGCATCATCACACCAGAAGGTCCCAAAGTGGAGAACTTCCACGCTGAATGGCTCTAGTGAGGCGTTTTGGGGGTTGATAGcacccccttctctctccccacGCTCAAGACTCACTCTTCTGGAGGACGATGGCCTTGCTCAGCTTCTGGCAGCCTATGGAGAAATCCTGCTGCTCACAGGTGGGAACGATGGCCTGCAAGTCATCGTAGCCTTTCTGTGGGGAAACAGAGCCAGAGTGCATTTATTTGGAGTTCAGCCGTGTGAGGCTGGTTGTTTCAAAACGTGTGAAATCCCAGCTCCCACCACGCAGCCAGCCAGAGCCAAGGTGGCTCCCAGCACACTTGTGTCTGGGGAGGGTAGatccagaagcaaaacaaaggggaaggtgctgaaaacagcagggTGCTGAGTGCCGCAGGGCCCCAGGAACCAGTGAGTCGCTGTGCTCTGACAGCACACACAGTCTCTCGGGTTACCTTGATGGCATCTCGCCTCTTCTGCTCCGCCTGGGTGTGCGCCCGCCTGCGCCGGTCCTTGTACGACTCCTTGTAGGGCTCCTGGTGATAATCACTGTCCTCATCATCTGCGTGGAGAGAACTCGCGTTGAGTGTGAAGAAGCCTGACTGGTGAGCTCGCGAAGCACGGAGGGGGCAGAGGTGCACAGAGAGGGCAACAGCTCGGGGTGCCATCTGGGCCCTATGGGCTGCGGACAGGCCCAGGACAGCCCCATGCCCCCAGGGTGGCAGCCAGCTCCAGCAGGTCGGGCCAAGGACAAACGCTCCAAGGGGCTCTGCCAAGactttccctttccctgtggagctgggcaggaggaagatgcctgCAGCTCCCTTGGGAAGGCGTCAAAACCTGACCGATTCCCTACTCCAAACACTGCTGGAAACTACAACACCCTGATGCTGTTCCCCAccaccttccctccctcctaGAGGTGGAAATCCAGCCCAGCCAGCAAGAGGCAGCCACGCTCGCACCCTCGGCACAGGGGTGAGAGCTGGAAAGCCCTGCCACATGCTGGGCAGCCCAGGGAGCAGAAAGACCCACAGTCACAGAGGACAAACCCCACAGGCCCACCTGTATTGGGGACAGAAGAGGCACTGGTGGACCCGATACTGTTGGCTCGTGACACTATGCTTCCTTTCCTAGCGTTTTCCATAAAGAGGGCTGGAAGAAGAGGTTTCACAAAGTAAGTGACAAACCCGGAGCGTGTGACCAGGTGCAGAGGGATGGGGTGGACGGTCACCGGGCAGCCGCTGTCACCATCATGCTCATGACAAGTGGCTGCTGTGACCGCGCGGGGCCAGGCGTTGCCCAGGCACCTACCCGAGTCCAGGCCATTGTCGCTGTAGGCTGCGTCCACCTTGCGCAGGGCCACGGCGGGCGGGAGGAGAGACGTCAGCTTGGCTGCGGCAGCAAACTgcggcccccgcgccccggctCGACCCCGGAGCCCCCTGACCGCCGGGAGCCCGGGCCGCCCGAGCAGCACCCCCCTCGCCCCTCGAGCTGCGGTTCCCGCACGCTCAGTGACCTTTGGCTTCTGCCCCTGGCCTTGACCCTTCCCCTCGTGCTCTCCCCGACCCTTTAGCCTCGACCCGGTGCtcagcccgcccgcccgccttCCCTCGGcctcggccccgccgcccgcccgcccgcacTCGTGCCCGCCGCCCCGACCCAGCGCCCCCGCGCCCGGAGCGCCCTTAGCGGCGACCAGCTGGCCGGCCCGGTCCCGAGCCCGGCGCGGAGCCCGACAAACGGACCCACCTTCCCCCACGAGTCCTCGGCCGCGGCGCCGGGCGGCTCCGCCATCTTCCTTCCGCCCGCCCCGGTCATGTGACCGCCGCGGGGGCCGACGGGAAACGCAGTCCGCCCCgcgccgccagggggcgcccCCACAGGCAGCGCCGCCTCCCGGCGAGGCGGGACCGGCGCGTCCCGCGAGGCCCTGGGCCCGGCCGGTGCCCGGCGCTGTCGTAACCGCCCTGACGATCAGGGGATGCCGGCGTCCCGCCTCGGGCCGGGCAGAGGGCCCgcgcggggctgccggcggggaagggcggccCCACCCTGAGCCCCCGGGGAGGCGGTGAGTCGGAGCGGGCAGCGTCCACCCCGGGGTTACTGCCGGGACGTCGTACACCGAACGTTCACGGAGGCCGTTTGGGCCGGCGGCCGCCAGCGCAGCCGCGGGGCAGCTGGTCCTGGCGTCAGCAGCGTGGAACGCACACAGGGCCGGAAAAATAAATTGTCTCTCGCGTGGGTTAAACAGGCGTCGATAGGACGAGGCCCTGAGCAGGGACGATGGCAGAGCCTGGCCGAAACCGGGACCGAGCGCCGAGGAGCATCTCCTGCCGCGGCCGGGGCACCCTCAGGCCTGGCACGCTGCCGGTGCGGACGGGAAAGGACCACTGCCTGAGGCCCCAACGCGCCTGCGCCCACCCTCGAAGGCCAACGCCACCCACTCCGCCACCTCGTCCAGAAGCAGGCTGGCCAGCCGGGACTGCAGCGCCGGCCTGAGCTCGAAGGAGACCTGGCAGGGAGcggggaggtgctgggggggtcaCGGCAGGCAGGCGGCCCCCCgccacacagcagcagcctgtgctgcctgcagccctgcctgccccggcaGACCCCGTGCAGGGGGACGCACTCACCAAGCAGTCAAACAAGCAGGCAGGCGTCTGTCCGTCCGTCCGGGCAGCCCAGCAGCGTCTCCAGGTGCCTGAAGAGGCGGTAGCCCTGGCTGACGGCCTGCGGCAGGGAGATGGTGCTGGGGCGATGTGGCCTGGTGCCGCTCTGCTCCCAAAGTGTGCGGGGCCCAGCCCTGCGCCTGCCCAGCGTATCCGCAGGCTGGGACGGTCCCAGCGCCCCATGTCCCCCCAGGTCCCCACCTCACAGAGCTGTTGGGGTCTCTGGCTCCCTGGGCGCAGCCtgacaccccccaccccagtggGACCGGCAGCACCCCAGTCCTGCCCTGCCTACCCAGATCCGCCGGGAGCCCGGGAAGACCTCGGAGACGCAGCGCTCCGGGAGGGGTGGGGAGCCGACCTCGAGCTCTGCCCGCAGCACCTGCCCGCGGCGGGAGAGCACGGTCGACCGGCTGCACCAGGGCCCGAAGAGCCGGTACTCCCCCACGTTGGCCACCAGCTCGTACATCTGCTCTGCCGAGTACCCGCGCCAGAGGCGCCGGTCAGGGCCGGGGGCCGCACAGCCCGGCTGATGCCCCCGCGGGGACCGGGacccggggcggcgggaggacTCGCCCCAAGACCCACCGCACCTGGTGCCTGCCGGGGTCGGGAACGGCCGCGCTGGCTGCACCGGCGGGGAACGGGGGATGCTGAGACAGCTGGAGGGGCGAAGGGGTCAGGGAGCCGGCTCCGCAGCTCGGCGGCACACCGGCACCGGTACGGTACCacgccggccccgccgcccggcccggccccccccgtcTCACGTGGCTCGGCTCTGCCCCGGCCGGTACCGGGGCGGGACGGTCTCGTGCTCCCGGTGACATGACGGCGGGGCGCCGGGGGCGGGACCGGCCGCTCCGGCACCCCCGCCCACGGGACGGACCCGGCGGCACCGTGCGGGGCCCCGGCCGTGGGGACCCCCGGCGGCACCGAGTGTCTCGGGGGCtgcggccccgctgccggcggcggtcggggagggggaggcaagAGGGGGACGGGGCCCGCCCCGGGCCCGGAGCCCCCCGGACCCCCGCGTCCCCCAGAGCCGGGGGCGATGCCCCACAGCGGGAGCCGGGCAGCGGCAGGCAGGGGctcaggcagggcaggggccggggccccagAGCCAGCTGCTGAGGTGGGGCTCAGCCCCCTGCGAGGGcgggctggggggcacaggggacagCACCAGCACACGGACACGCACAGAGGGAGAAGCCTCTTTACTGTCACACAGGGAGGTCCGGGCACCCGCGCAGGCTCAGCCCTTTGGCCCGAGGAGCCGCTGCAGTGTCCCCCCTCACCGGGGGACGGCAGGACGCCCCCGGGCCCTCCGCGGGGCTGGACATGGCGGGTGGGTTCAGCCCCCGCGCTGCGCTCCTCCCTGGCACGGCTGGCTCAGTGACGGCGTGTGGTGCCAGGACAGGGACCCTCGCCTCCCGTCCTGCCCGTGTGTGACCTGTGCGGTCAGCGCGTGACAGTCAAGAGGAGCGCGACCCCCTCACAGGCTGCACTCCCTGCCCAGGCGCTGCTGCAGGAGGTCCCAGGCCTTCTCCACCTGCCAGAGAACCAGCACCAGGCAGCACCTCAGAGCCCACGGCTGAGCCGGGGACAAGGCAAGCGGCACCACAGCatggcaggggcaggagcaTCACACAAGGGTCTGACGCTTCctgtcccttccctgctgcatcTACATACCTGAAGTCGTCCCTCGTGGCCGTACCCAAAGGCACCCTCAATGGTGAGCGGCATGCCCAGGCACACCATGCGTGACCCGGGAACAGCACTGAGCCCTCCGGTTCCCATTACGGTCACCCGCCTCCCCCTTCGCTGCCTGAGGCAGaccccagtgctgcagccaACCCGGGGCTCACCTGCTTGCGGGTGACATCGGGCTCCCAGAGCGTGCACAGCACCACCTGCGACTGCTCCACCCTTTGGCTGTTGGTCATCTGGCTCTGCAGCCGGCTGCGAGCAGCCTCCTCACTCAGCCCGTCCCTGGCCATGATGCGCTTCACGGCCTGGCAGGACCAGAGGGGACACTCAGGCACTCGGAGGGGAAGCCGAGAACCAGCGCCAGCAGCAAGCGACGGCCCAAGGGACATtgcccacctcctcctccgGGATGATGGCTGTCCACACCTCATGGACCATGTCCTGCCAGCCAgcttccagcagcacagcagcgtCCAGCACACACACGGCCTTTCCTATGGAACGAGGCCATTTGTCATTACCTGGCAATCGCAAGGCAGCGTGACTGCTGCTCAGGGTCCAACCCAGCCAGCCCACTTATACTCGTAGAGTCATGCCTTCCTGCAAACTGGCAGCACACATGCTTTACTGCTGAGCAAGAGAACCTCACATGGAAAagagagcagcaggcagaggctgTGTTTGCTTAAAGGGCACACCTGGGATGGCAGGTCTCCCAGGCATGGCAAGCCAATGCCTTCAGCCAAATGCCTATCGAGCTAACAACAGCATCTCCCAAGAGCTGGAAAAATTCTGCTCCCAGAAGGAATACACACCGGACTCACTGCTGGAGCACTACACCAAAACCAAACTTGAAGTCGcatgggaaagagaaagcaacctCCACCCTCCTTCAGAGTAGGAAGCTTGAGGTAAACCtgtcccagctgctggcccaACTGAGTGGAGGGGTTTGCTCAGAGATGTGCTAGTGAAAATCCCCAGCAAGCTGTCCCACAGAGAAGAGGGGGGTCTGAGCACGGAAAATACTCACGGTGCTGCCACAAGCAGCAGATTCCCAGGGGCTCTGGGTTGTGGTGTGCTGCATGAGACCACGCACCCAGCTCCCACCTTTGTGCTGTGATGGGAGCCGTCCCAGTTACCTTGAGCATCTGCCTCCCTGATCTGCTCCTTGACCATCCGGGCCATCTCAGGCCACACAATGTCCGTGAGACTCTTCAGCTGCTCCTAGAAAGGACCACAACAGGAATCGGTTACTCGCCTTCAGAACCCCTGGGCAGCCAACAAGGGGACggctggtggcagcagcagtcaCAGAGGGCACCCAGAAAGAACCTGC contains:
- the MLX gene encoding max-like protein X isoform X2, coding for MAEPPGAAAEDSWGKVDAAYSDNGLDSDDEDSDYHQEPYKESYKDRRRRAHTQAEQKRRDAIKKGYDDLQAIVPTCEQQDFSIGCQKLSKAIVLQKTIDYIQFLHKEKKKQEEEVSTLRKDVMALKIMKVNYEQIVKAHQDNPNEGKDQVSDEVKFNVFQGIMDSLFQSFNSSISVTSFQELSACVFSWIEEHCKPQTLRDIVIGVLHQLTSQLY
- the MLX gene encoding max-like protein X isoform X1 encodes the protein MAEPPGAAAEDSWGKVDAAYSDNGLDSALFMENARKGSIVSRANSIGSTSASSVPNTDDEDSDYHQEPYKESYKDRRRRAHTQAEQKRRDAIKKGYDDLQAIVPTCEQQDFSIGCQKLSKAIVLQKTIDYIQFLHKEKKKQEEEVSTLRKDVMALKIMKVNYEQIVKAHQDNPNEGKDQVSDEVKFNVFQGIMDSLFQSFNSSISVTSFQELSACVFSWIEEHCKPQTLRDIVIGVLHQLTSQLY